One region of Algihabitans albus genomic DNA includes:
- a CDS encoding trans-sulfuration enzyme family protein: MSRNNDLKPETLAAQALHFLDGETGAVVPPLHPSTTFARDADYAPRGASTYARYGGPAVDQVEALLARLEGAEAALVFASGLAASAAVIMALKPGDRIVCHAHIYWGFREWLEDFCPRFGLELRLIDMTETAQLDDALAGGAALVWTETPSNPLWEVIDIAAIAEKAHKAGARLAVDSTAATPVLQRPLELGADIVMHSATKYLNGHSDVLAGALAVKRTDEFWQRIRFNRTGVGAMLGAFEAWLLLRGLRTLYLRVRHASATALHLASRLQRHPKVLQVLYPGLPDHPGHEIACRQMEGGFGGMLSLRVAGGLAGGLSVVKTTRVFVPATSLGGVESLIEHRKTIEGEASILPDDLLRLSVGIEHPEDLLADLQQALDQLALKEGTAAE; encoded by the coding sequence ATGAGCCGAAACAACGATCTCAAGCCGGAAACGCTCGCCGCCCAGGCTCTGCATTTCCTCGACGGCGAGACGGGGGCTGTGGTGCCGCCGCTACACCCCTCCACGACCTTCGCCCGCGATGCCGACTATGCGCCACGCGGCGCCTCGACCTATGCGCGCTACGGCGGCCCGGCCGTCGACCAGGTCGAGGCGCTGCTGGCCCGGCTGGAAGGGGCGGAGGCGGCGTTGGTCTTCGCCTCCGGTCTGGCGGCCTCGGCGGCGGTGATCATGGCTTTGAAGCCGGGCGACCGCATCGTTTGTCACGCCCACATCTACTGGGGATTCCGTGAGTGGCTGGAGGACTTCTGCCCGCGCTTCGGGCTGGAGCTGCGGCTGATCGACATGACGGAGACCGCCCAACTCGATGATGCGCTGGCTGGCGGCGCGGCCTTGGTTTGGACGGAAACGCCGAGCAATCCGCTCTGGGAAGTCATCGACATCGCCGCCATCGCCGAGAAGGCTCATAAAGCCGGGGCGCGGCTGGCGGTCGACAGCACGGCGGCCACCCCGGTGCTGCAACGCCCCCTGGAACTGGGGGCCGACATCGTTATGCACTCGGCGACCAAGTATCTGAATGGCCACAGCGACGTCCTGGCCGGCGCGCTGGCTGTCAAAAGGACCGATGAGTTCTGGCAGCGGATCCGCTTCAACCGGACGGGTGTGGGCGCCATGCTCGGCGCCTTCGAGGCCTGGCTGTTGCTGCGCGGTCTGCGCACGCTCTATCTCAGGGTACGTCATGCCAGCGCGACGGCGCTGCACCTGGCCAGCCGGCTCCAGCGGCATCCCAAGGTGCTGCAGGTGCTCTATCCCGGATTGCCCGATCATCCGGGGCACGAGATTGCCTGCCGGCAGATGGAAGGCGGCTTCGGCGGCATGCTCTCCCTGCGCGTCGCGGGGGGACTGGCCGGAGGGTTGAGCGTGGTGAAGACGACCCGCGTCTTCGTGCCGGCCACCTCTCTCGGCGGTGTCGAGAGCCTGATCGAGCATCGCAAGACGATCGAGGGCGAAGCCTCGATCCTGCCCGACGATCTGCTGCGCCTGTCGGTCGGCATCGAGCATCCCGAGGATTTGCTGGCCGACTTGCAACAGGCGCTCGACCAACTCGCGCTCAAGGAAGGAACCGCCGCGGAATGA
- a CDS encoding 2-hydroxychromene-2-carboxylate isomerase — protein MNEPLVFYFDFSSPYGFLAAREIGELAARHGREVTWKPMLLGAVFKQNGMQPLMDIPLKGDYARRDLSREARRVGIDFRLPDSFPFASIAAARAFYWLWDRDPAAARDFGLALFERAFIAGQDISKSQSVLSVGEARGMNCEELEKALQDPALKDRLRREVEGAIAAGVFGSPFVLVDGEPFWGYDRFPRIEGWLETGGW, from the coding sequence GTGAACGAGCCGCTCGTCTTCTATTTCGATTTCTCCAGTCCCTACGGCTTTCTGGCCGCGCGGGAAATCGGTGAGCTGGCGGCCCGTCATGGTCGCGAGGTGACTTGGAAGCCGATGCTGCTGGGCGCGGTTTTCAAGCAAAACGGTATGCAGCCGCTCATGGACATCCCCCTGAAGGGCGATTATGCCCGGCGCGACCTGTCACGTGAGGCGCGGCGTGTGGGGATCGACTTTCGTTTGCCGGATAGCTTTCCCTTCGCCTCCATCGCGGCCGCGCGCGCCTTCTATTGGCTTTGGGATCGGGACCCGGCCGCCGCCCGAGATTTCGGTTTGGCCCTGTTCGAGCGCGCTTTCATTGCGGGACAAGACATTTCGAAATCGCAGTCGGTCTTGAGCGTCGGGGAGGCCCGGGGCATGAACTGCGAGGAGCTTGAGAAAGCTCTGCAGGATCCCGCTCTGAAGGACCGGTTGCGCCGGGAGGTCGAGGGCGCGATTGCCGCCGGCGTTTTCGGCTCGCCGTTCGTCCTGGTCGACGGCGAGCCCTTCTGGGGATATGACCGTTTCCCGCGGATCGAGGGCTGGCTCGAAACCGGCGGTTGGTAG
- a CDS encoding E22 family MetX-like putative esterase codes for MRLCGTWRALVGAAAILAAIPIVVGPATAYDQLVEKREFVLETFVTEQGETLPEVRIGWEAYGELNEARDNVILICHFFSGTSNAAGKYSEDQAQPGYWDAIIGPGKPIDTDRFYVISSDTLVNLNVADPKVVTTGPASIDPATGKPYGLDFPVVSMRDFVEVQKALLESLGIETLYAVMGASGGSVQTMEWAAAYPEMVPRAIPVISPGLDMPAYVIGLLKMWNMPIQMDPNWNGGDYYDGEPPVEGLSNALQLVTLNALHFDWADTTFGRAPAEEGGDPKAAFGAAYKVEAGLQASGDGRATTTDANHFLYMSKANMTFSVAEEIDRIQAKVLFVPAEGDMIFPPFLSERWAEKLRAQGNEAEVVTVTGPFGHLNGIFNIAQAGEAIADFLAD; via the coding sequence ATGCGACTCTGCGGAACTTGGCGCGCCCTTGTCGGGGCCGCCGCGATTTTGGCTGCAATCCCGATCGTTGTCGGTCCGGCGACCGCCTACGACCAACTGGTCGAGAAGCGCGAATTCGTGCTGGAGACTTTCGTCACCGAGCAGGGCGAAACCCTTCCCGAGGTGCGCATCGGCTGGGAGGCTTACGGCGAACTCAACGAGGCTCGGGATAACGTTATCCTGATTTGCCACTTCTTCTCAGGCACCTCCAATGCCGCAGGCAAGTACAGCGAAGACCAGGCGCAGCCTGGATACTGGGACGCCATCATCGGGCCCGGCAAACCGATCGACACCGACCGCTTCTACGTCATCTCCAGCGATACGCTGGTCAACCTGAACGTCGCCGACCCCAAGGTCGTCACCACCGGCCCGGCCAGCATCGATCCGGCGACAGGCAAGCCCTACGGCCTCGACTTCCCGGTCGTTTCCATGCGCGACTTCGTCGAGGTTCAAAAGGCCCTGCTCGAGAGCCTCGGCATCGAGACGCTTTACGCCGTGATGGGGGCCTCCGGCGGCTCGGTCCAGACCATGGAATGGGCCGCGGCCTATCCCGAGATGGTCCCGCGCGCCATTCCCGTCATCAGCCCGGGCCTCGACATGCCGGCCTACGTGATCGGTCTGCTGAAGATGTGGAACATGCCGATCCAGATGGACCCCAACTGGAACGGCGGCGACTACTACGACGGCGAACCGCCGGTCGAGGGGCTGTCCAACGCCCTGCAACTCGTCACCCTCAATGCCCTTCACTTCGACTGGGCCGACACCACCTTCGGCCGGGCGCCGGCCGAGGAGGGCGGCGATCCGAAGGCGGCCTTCGGCGCGGCCTACAAGGTCGAGGCCGGCCTGCAGGCCTCGGGCGACGGGCGCGCGACGACGACCGATGCAAATCACTTCCTCTATATGTCGAAGGCCAACATGACCTTCTCCGTGGCCGAGGAGATCGATCGTATTCAGGCCAAGGTTCTCTTCGTCCCGGCCGAAGGCGACATGATCTTCCCGCCCTTCCTGTCGGAGCGCTGGGCCGAGAAGCTGCGCGCCCAGGGCAACGAGGCCGAGGTGGTGACCGTCACCGGCCCCTTCGGCCATTTGAACGGCATCTTCAACATCGCCCAGGCCGGCGAGGCCATCGCCGACTTCCTGGCGGACTGA
- a CDS encoding potassium channel family protein — MQRSRRGWAAAVGFTVTMILLVTLAVSPGLNTFGLVVIASIAAAVSVFYFAFASGRFFTVAFANYLALYTCVFVFFVQVNFLPNLSLWAIKVGFLLPIIAFMLGALRDRPRIQSIVSAEHLREQRSFWRPFIWLLPVMLIGAATFALPGKGLSTAWHDGLFVGAMTLVALIVLFVSREVAIFLLDTGLLFEDFFRRISRLVVPTFAFLTFYTLLIVIFACLYRIIDVYTLSPHFRIAGELREIAFLESLYFSVITLSTVGYGDIVPTSDPIRVIAAIQIVLGVLLLLFGFTEIRRYTVEQEERERERRR, encoded by the coding sequence ATGCAGCGTTCGCGACGCGGTTGGGCGGCGGCGGTGGGTTTCACTGTCACCATGATCCTACTGGTGACCCTGGCGGTTTCGCCGGGGCTGAATACCTTCGGCCTCGTCGTCATCGCCAGCATCGCCGCCGCTGTTTCGGTCTTTTACTTCGCCTTCGCCAGCGGCCGCTTCTTCACCGTAGCCTTCGCCAATTACCTGGCGCTCTACACCTGCGTCTTCGTGTTTTTTGTGCAGGTGAACTTCCTGCCGAATCTGTCGCTTTGGGCCATCAAGGTCGGATTTCTGCTGCCGATCATCGCCTTCATGCTGGGGGCCTTGCGCGACCGCCCCCGCATCCAGTCGATCGTGTCGGCCGAGCATCTGCGCGAACAACGCAGCTTCTGGCGCCCCTTCATCTGGCTTCTGCCCGTGATGCTGATCGGAGCCGCCACCTTCGCCCTGCCGGGCAAGGGACTCTCCACGGCCTGGCATGACGGCCTCTTCGTCGGCGCGATGACCCTGGTTGCGCTCATCGTGCTTTTCGTTAGCCGCGAGGTTGCGATCTTCCTGCTGGATACAGGCCTGCTGTTCGAGGATTTCTTCAGGCGGATCAGCCGGCTGGTGGTGCCGACCTTCGCCTTTCTGACTTTCTATACGCTGCTGATCGTGATCTTCGCCTGCCTCTACCGCATTATCGACGTCTACACGCTCTCGCCGCACTTCCGCATCGCCGGGGAGCTGCGGGAGATCGCATTTCTGGAGAGCCTCTACTTCTCCGTCATCACGCTCAGCACCGTGGGCTACGGCGACATCGTTCCCACCAGCGATCCGATCCGCGTGATTGCCGCGATCCAGATCGTACTCGGCGTACTGCTCCTCCTGTTCGGCTTCACGGAGATTCGGCGCTACACCGTCGAACAAGAGGAGCGCGAACGCGAGCGGCGGCGTTAA
- a CDS encoding recombinase family protein: MAVYGYARVSTTDQDLSTQTAALEAHGCDVIRQEKVSGTSRAGRSELATLMEFLREGDTLVVTRVDRLARSIGDLQDIVRELRKRGANLQATEQPIDTGSAAGKAFLDMLGVFAEFETNLRRERQMEGIERAKAKGVYKGRKPKINPAEVSRMKAEGLGATEIANRLGIGRASVYRVLDKA; encoded by the coding sequence ATGGCTGTCTACGGATACGCTCGGGTATCGACTACCGACCAAGACCTCTCTACCCAAACAGCAGCGCTGGAGGCCCACGGGTGCGACGTGATCCGGCAGGAGAAAGTAAGCGGCACTAGCCGCGCAGGTCGCTCGGAACTGGCAACCCTTATGGAGTTCCTGAGAGAAGGCGACACACTGGTGGTAACCCGCGTAGACAGGCTGGCGCGGAGCATAGGCGACCTACAAGACATAGTCCGGGAGCTGAGGAAACGCGGAGCCAACCTCCAAGCCACCGAGCAGCCCATCGACACAGGGAGCGCAGCCGGCAAGGCTTTCCTGGACATGCTCGGGGTCTTCGCTGAGTTCGAGACGAACCTAAGGCGCGAACGACAGATGGAGGGCATTGAGCGGGCGAAGGCAAAGGGGGTCTACAAAGGGCGCAAGCCGAAGATCAACCCAGCCGAGGTCAGCCGTATGAAGGCAGAGGGGCTAGGGGCTACGGAGATTGCCAACCGCCTGGGGATAGGCCGCGCCAGCGTCTACCGAGTGTTGGACAAAGCGTAG
- a CDS encoding carboxyl transferase domain-containing protein, with product MTVIKSNIDTRSAEFRANTEAMRSLVQELRDLVDRIKLGGGEAAREKHIGRGKLLPRERVRTLLDPGSPFLELSQFAAYQVYEDDVPAAGLIAGVGRVSGRECMILANDATVKGGTYYPLTVKKHLRAQEIAEQNHLPCLYLVDSGGANLPRQDEVFPDRDHFGRIFFNQANLSAKGIPQIAAVMGSCTAGGAYVPAMADESIIVKNQGTIFLGGPPLVKAATGEVVSAEDLGGAEVHTRTSGVTDHMAMNDAHALGLARRIVANLNRPKRHGLELAEPREPLYDPAEIYGIVPPDLRRPFEVREVIARLVDGSELDEFKPLYGTSLVCGFARLMGYPVGIVANNGILFSESALKGAHFVELCCQRGIPLIFLQNISGFMVGRKYEAGGIAKDGAKLVTAVACAQVPKFTLILGGSFGAGNYGMCGRAYSPRLLWMWPNARISVMGGEQAAGVLATVRRDGIEAKGGNWPAEEEEAFKAPIRQQYEQQGHPTYASARLWDDGILDPLDTRMTLALGLSMSLNAPIPETRFGVFRM from the coding sequence ATGACCGTCATCAAATCCAACATCGATACCCGCAGCGCGGAGTTCCGCGCCAATACCGAGGCGATGCGCAGCCTGGTGCAGGAGCTGCGCGATCTGGTCGACCGCATCAAGCTGGGCGGCGGCGAGGCCGCACGCGAGAAGCACATCGGGCGCGGCAAGCTGCTGCCGCGCGAGCGCGTGCGCACCCTGCTCGACCCCGGTTCGCCCTTCCTGGAGCTGTCGCAGTTCGCGGCCTATCAGGTCTACGAGGACGACGTACCGGCCGCCGGCCTGATTGCCGGCGTCGGCCGAGTTTCGGGCCGCGAGTGCATGATCCTGGCCAACGACGCCACGGTGAAGGGCGGTACCTACTACCCCTTGACCGTCAAGAAACATCTGCGCGCGCAGGAAATCGCAGAGCAAAATCACCTGCCCTGCCTCTATCTGGTCGACTCCGGCGGCGCCAACCTGCCGCGCCAGGACGAAGTCTTTCCGGATCGCGATCACTTCGGCCGGATCTTCTTCAATCAGGCCAATCTCTCCGCCAAGGGCATCCCGCAGATCGCCGCCGTCATGGGGTCCTGCACCGCCGGCGGAGCCTACGTCCCGGCCATGGCCGACGAGTCGATCATCGTCAAGAACCAGGGCACGATCTTCCTGGGTGGGCCGCCGCTGGTCAAAGCCGCCACGGGCGAGGTCGTCAGCGCCGAGGATCTGGGCGGCGCCGAGGTGCATACCCGCACCTCCGGCGTGACCGACCACATGGCGATGAACGACGCCCACGCGCTCGGCCTCGCCCGGCGCATCGTGGCCAATCTCAATCGTCCGAAGCGCCACGGCCTGGAGCTGGCCGAGCCGCGCGAGCCCCTCTACGACCCCGCCGAGATCTACGGCATCGTGCCACCCGACCTGCGCCGGCCCTTCGAGGTGCGCGAGGTCATCGCCCGCCTGGTCGACGGCAGCGAGCTGGACGAGTTCAAGCCGCTCTACGGCACCTCGCTGGTCTGCGGTTTCGCCCGCCTGATGGGCTATCCGGTCGGCATCGTCGCCAACAACGGCATCCTCTTCAGCGAGTCGGCGCTGAAGGGGGCCCACTTCGTGGAGCTTTGCTGCCAGCGCGGCATTCCGCTGATCTTCCTGCAGAACATCTCGGGCTTCATGGTCGGCCGCAAGTACGAGGCCGGCGGCATCGCCAAGGACGGCGCCAAGCTGGTCACCGCCGTGGCCTGCGCCCAGGTGCCGAAGTTCACGCTGATTCTCGGCGGCAGCTTCGGCGCCGGCAACTACGGCATGTGCGGCCGCGCCTACTCCCCTCGCCTGCTCTGGATGTGGCCCAATGCCCGCATTTCGGTGATGGGCGGCGAGCAGGCGGCCGGGGTGCTGGCCACCGTGCGGCGCGACGGTATCGAGGCCAAGGGCGGCAACTGGCCGGCCGAGGAAGAAGAGGCCTTCAAGGCGCCGATCCGCCAACAGTACGAGCAACAGGGCCACCCGACCTATGCCAGCGCCCGCCTGTGGGACGACGGGATCCTCGACCCGCTCGACACCCGCATGACCCTGGCCCTCGGCCTCTCCATGTCTCTCAACGCCCCGATCCCGGAGACGCGCTTCGGCGTCTTCCGGATGTAG
- a CDS encoding glutathione S-transferase N-terminal domain-containing protein produces MTIDVYSWATPNGHKVHIALEELGLDYKAHAVDIGQGDQFKPDFLKISPNNRIPAIVDPEGPDGQPISVFESGAILIYLAEKTGKLLPGSGAGRYAVLQWLMWQMGGLGPMLGQAHHFLQYAPEDVPYGKTRYANESQRLYNVLDKRLGEARFLGGDDYSIADIAAWPWTRRPDRQNVETSDLPNFKRWFAEIEARPAVQRGVEVLAGVRKEGFDEKEREILFGSAQLERR; encoded by the coding sequence ATGACCATCGATGTCTATTCCTGGGCCACCCCCAACGGGCACAAGGTGCACATCGCGCTGGAGGAGTTGGGCCTGGACTACAAGGCCCATGCGGTCGACATCGGTCAAGGCGACCAGTTCAAGCCCGACTTCCTGAAGATCAGCCCGAACAACCGCATTCCCGCCATCGTCGATCCGGAGGGTCCCGACGGCCAGCCGATCTCGGTTTTCGAGTCCGGAGCGATCCTGATCTATCTCGCGGAGAAGACCGGCAAGTTGCTGCCCGGGTCCGGTGCCGGGCGCTATGCCGTGCTGCAGTGGCTGATGTGGCAGATGGGCGGGCTCGGTCCGATGCTGGGTCAGGCGCATCACTTCCTGCAGTACGCGCCGGAGGATGTGCCCTACGGCAAGACCCGCTACGCCAACGAATCCCAGCGCCTCTACAACGTGCTGGACAAGCGTCTCGGCGAGGCCCGCTTCCTGGGCGGCGACGACTACTCGATCGCGGATATCGCGGCCTGGCCCTGGACGCGGCGGCCGGACCGTCAGAACGTCGAGACCTCCGATTTGCCCAACTTCAAGCGCTGGTTCGCGGAGATCGAGGCGCGGCCCGCGGTCCAGCGCGGCGTCGAGGTTCTGGCCGGCGTTCGCAAAGAGGGCTTCGACGAGAAGGAGAGGGAGATCCTCTTCGGCTCCGCCCAGCTCGAGCGGCGCTGA
- a CDS encoding threonine dehydratase, with amino-acid sequence MRLPSLSEIETAAETVYAAMPPTPQYAWPLLAERAGCEVWVKHENHTPTGAFKVRGGLVYMADLAARGTKGPGVITATRGNHGQSVAFAAARYGLRAVVCVPEGNSVEKNAAMRAFGGELVVEGHDFQAAREHAEALAAREGLHMLPSYDERLVRGVASYPLELFRAVPDLDRVYVPVGLGSGITATLAARDALGLKTEVVGVVAEGAPAYQLSLEAGKPVSTEQAVTVADGMACRVPEPEAVEVLLKGVTEIVALSEDEITGAMRALYTDCHNVAEGAGAAALGACLKQKERNRGRKVAVMLCGGNVDAALFRDVLGQV; translated from the coding sequence ATGCGTCTACCCAGCCTGAGCGAGATCGAGACCGCAGCCGAGACGGTCTATGCCGCCATGCCGCCGACCCCGCAGTATGCTTGGCCGCTGCTGGCCGAACGCGCCGGCTGCGAAGTCTGGGTCAAGCACGAAAACCACACGCCGACCGGCGCCTTCAAGGTGCGCGGCGGCCTGGTCTACATGGCGGACCTGGCCGCGCGAGGAACCAAGGGTCCCGGAGTCATCACCGCGACGCGCGGGAACCACGGTCAGTCCGTCGCCTTTGCCGCCGCGCGCTACGGCCTTCGCGCGGTGGTCTGTGTCCCCGAAGGCAATTCGGTGGAGAAGAACGCCGCCATGCGCGCCTTCGGCGGCGAACTCGTCGTCGAAGGCCACGACTTCCAAGCCGCGCGCGAACACGCCGAGGCCCTGGCCGCGCGCGAAGGGTTGCACATGCTGCCCTCCTACGACGAGCGCCTGGTGCGCGGTGTCGCCAGCTACCCGCTGGAGCTTTTCCGGGCGGTGCCCGATCTCGACCGCGTCTATGTGCCCGTGGGCCTGGGCTCGGGCATCACCGCCACGCTCGCGGCGCGCGACGCACTGGGGCTGAAGACGGAAGTGGTTGGCGTTGTGGCGGAGGGTGCGCCCGCCTATCAGCTCTCCTTAGAAGCCGGCAAGCCTGTCTCGACGGAACAAGCGGTCACCGTCGCCGACGGCATGGCCTGCCGAGTCCCGGAGCCCGAAGCGGTCGAGGTGCTGTTGAAAGGCGTGACCGAGATCGTGGCCCTGTCCGAAGACGAGATCACCGGGGCCATGCGGGCTCTCTATACCGACTGCCACAACGTTGCGGAGGGTGCCGGAGCAGCCGCCCTGGGCGCTTGTCTCAAACAGAAGGAACGCAACCGCGGCCGCAAGGTCGCGGTCATGCTCTGCGGCGGTAACGTGGACGCGGCGCTGTTCCGCGATGTGTTGGGACAGGTCTGA
- a CDS encoding glutathione S-transferase family protein: MTIQLYTWGTPNGRKISIALEELELPYEVHAINITKDEQFAPAFLKISPNNKIPAIVDPEGPDGREMALFETGAILLYLAGKTGKLLPDDPREHWAAQQWLMWQMGGFGPMLGQAHHFLRFAPEDVPYAKTRYSNETRRLYGVLDKRLGEVPYLAGDSYSVADIATYPWAARHPWQQIELEEFPQVKRWYDELTARPAVERGMAVPA; the protein is encoded by the coding sequence ATGACCATTCAGCTCTATACCTGGGGAACGCCGAACGGACGCAAGATCTCGATCGCTCTGGAGGAACTGGAGCTGCCTTACGAGGTCCATGCGATCAACATCACGAAGGACGAGCAGTTCGCTCCGGCCTTTCTCAAGATCAGTCCGAACAACAAGATTCCGGCCATTGTCGACCCGGAGGGCCCGGACGGCCGCGAGATGGCGCTCTTCGAGACCGGTGCGATTCTGCTGTATCTCGCCGGAAAGACGGGGAAGCTGCTGCCGGACGATCCTCGCGAGCACTGGGCGGCGCAGCAGTGGCTGATGTGGCAGATGGGCGGCTTCGGGCCCATGCTCGGCCAGGCGCATCACTTCCTGCGTTTCGCGCCGGAGGACGTGCCCTACGCCAAGACCCGCTATTCGAACGAAACCCGCCGGCTATACGGCGTGCTCGACAAGCGGCTGGGGGAGGTGCCCTACCTGGCCGGAGACAGCTATTCGGTGGCGGACATCGCCACCTACCCCTGGGCGGCGCGGCATCCCTGGCAGCAGATCGAGCTGGAGGAGTTCCCCCAGGTCAAACGCTGGTACGACGAGCTGACCGCGCGCCCGGCCGTCGAACGCGGCATGGCGGTTCCCGCCTGA
- a CDS encoding enoyl-CoA hydratase/isomerase family protein, whose product MQHPLFLESIDERGVARLTLTRTEVHNAFNDQFIAEMTTVLRGFEEDQRVRVVALAAEGTSFSAGADLNWMRAMASYGEAENLQDAEALAELLRTLNFLSKPTIALVQGPAFGGGVGLVCACDIAIASEEASFALTEVKLGLVPSVISPYVIAAIGQRAARRYLLTAEKFSAETAYYLGLVHRVVPPHALESAGDDLIETLLKNGPQAVSECKDLIFAVAERPASDEVIADTARRIARVRVSPEGQEGLTAFLDKRKPNWQGPAND is encoded by the coding sequence ATGCAGCACCCCCTCTTCCTCGAATCCATCGACGAGCGCGGCGTGGCGCGACTCACGCTGACACGCACCGAGGTGCACAACGCCTTCAACGACCAGTTCATCGCCGAGATGACCACGGTGCTGCGTGGCTTCGAGGAGGACCAGCGGGTGCGCGTGGTGGCCTTGGCCGCCGAGGGTACATCCTTCTCCGCCGGGGCGGATCTCAACTGGATGCGTGCCATGGCCAGCTACGGCGAGGCCGAGAACCTGCAGGACGCGGAAGCGCTGGCCGAGCTCTTACGCACCCTCAACTTCCTGAGCAAGCCGACCATTGCCCTGGTACAGGGCCCCGCCTTCGGCGGTGGCGTCGGACTGGTCTGCGCCTGCGACATCGCCATCGCGTCGGAAGAGGCCTCCTTCGCCTTGACCGAGGTCAAGCTCGGCCTGGTCCCTTCCGTGATCAGTCCTTACGTGATCGCCGCCATCGGTCAGCGCGCCGCACGACGTTACCTTCTGACGGCCGAGAAGTTTTCGGCCGAGACGGCCTACTATCTCGGGCTGGTCCATCGGGTGGTGCCGCCGCACGCGTTGGAAAGCGCCGGCGACGACCTGATCGAGACCTTGCTCAAGAACGGACCGCAGGCGGTATCCGAGTGCAAGGATCTGATCTTCGCCGTCGCCGAGCGCCCCGCCTCTGACGAGGTCATCGCCGATACGGCCCGGCGCATCGCGCGCGTGCGCGTATCGCCCGAGGGTCAGGAAGGCCTGACGGCCTTTCTCGACAAGCGTAAGCCGAACTGGCAAGGGCCGGCGAACGATTGA
- a CDS encoding ParB/RepB/Spo0J family partition protein, with protein sequence MTNNDTFEPAAIQAELERKAAAASPAGSPLPDRLPVKAISLYPRLFQPREIEERHVSELRRSLRNTGVLDALTVIWVGDEPVLIDGHHRHAAYLQEKFTQPVPVRSFKGSLQEAVLEAGRANSKAKLPMTTRDRQDYAWRLILLGRYSKRQTREAAGVSDGLVATMRRAASALGDDAKNYSAWYAARAAARKQEFAPMTDDEREEALEALANDWADRMARAFGTKLANNPEVTAKAFEVYFGRKLPEVLWELREVPDPFLPEEEDSDF encoded by the coding sequence GTGACCAACAACGACACGTTCGAACCTGCAGCCATCCAAGCCGAACTTGAACGAAAGGCAGCAGCGGCATCGCCCGCAGGTTCACCCCTGCCCGACAGGCTGCCGGTCAAGGCGATATCCCTTTACCCCCGCCTCTTTCAACCCCGCGAGATCGAGGAGAGACACGTAAGCGAACTGCGGCGGTCGCTGCGAAACACGGGTGTCCTAGACGCCCTCACGGTGATCTGGGTTGGTGACGAACCCGTCCTCATTGACGGGCACCACCGCCACGCCGCGTACCTCCAAGAGAAGTTCACTCAGCCTGTCCCCGTGCGGTCATTCAAGGGGAGCCTGCAAGAGGCCGTGCTAGAGGCAGGGCGGGCGAACAGCAAAGCGAAGCTCCCAATGACCACCAGAGACCGACAAGACTACGCCTGGAGGCTGATCCTGTTGGGCAGGTATTCAAAGAGACAAACTCGGGAGGCAGCCGGTGTCTCAGACGGGTTGGTAGCAACTATGAGACGCGCTGCTTCGGCGCTTGGGGACGACGCCAAGAACTACTCCGCATGGTACGCCGCGCGTGCGGCAGCCCGAAAGCAGGAGTTCGCGCCCATGACCGACGATGAACGAGAAGAAGCCTTAGAGGCGCTGGCTAACGACTGGGCAGATAGAATGGCTAGGGCGTTCGGGACAAAACTAGCGAACAACCCGGAGGTCACAGCGAAGGCGTTCGAGGTGTACTTCGGGAGGAAACTTCCTGAGGTACTCTGGGAGCTTCGCGAGGTGCCTGACCCCTTCTTGCCCGAAGAAGAGGACTCGGACTTCTAG
- a CDS encoding thermonuclease family protein: MWKTMKLENGRRRMHRPRRRFVLIVIVAALAGATVTHIPDLFDEHAAVTHRGDPTAELEGAVTRVRDGDTIEVEGTAVRLSGLHAPEMDQPGGQEAKAFMVSLVAGKRVRCVLEGRRNYDREIGDCFLNDRDISAEVIAAGLGRDCLRYSGGRYAHLETVAGKRLPLPGYCPR; the protein is encoded by the coding sequence ATGTGGAAGACAATGAAGTTGGAAAACGGCAGAAGGCGTATGCACCGCCCAAGACGCCGGTTCGTCCTCATTGTGATCGTGGCAGCGCTTGCTGGAGCAACGGTAACTCACATCCCTGACCTCTTTGACGAACACGCTGCTGTTACACACAGGGGTGACCCGACTGCCGAACTCGAAGGCGCGGTAACTCGGGTACGCGACGGCGATACCATCGAGGTGGAAGGCACTGCGGTGCGGCTCAGCGGTCTTCATGCCCCCGAGATGGACCAGCCGGGAGGACAGGAGGCCAAGGCCTTCATGGTGAGCCTCGTAGCAGGTAAGCGGGTTCGTTGCGTTCTCGAAGGACGGCGCAACTATGACCGAGAGATAGGCGACTGCTTCCTCAATGATCGGGATATCTCCGCAGAGGTGATCGCTGCCGGCTTAGGGCGGGATTGTCTGCGGTACTCGGGGGGCCGATACGCCCACCTGGAGACGGTCGCGGGGAAGAGGCTGCCTTTGCCAGGGTACTGCCCGCGCTAA